TATGCGACCAAGGCTAGTCTGGATTTGGTTGAGAATGCTCGTTCAGGAAAGAAGCAAGGTAGTCTTTTCTGGCTTTTGGATGAAACCAAGACGGCTATGGGAATGCGTCTCTTGCGGTCTTGGATCCATCGTCCCTTGATTGATAAGGAACGAATCGTCCAACGTCAAGAAGTGGTGCAGGTCTTCCTCGACCATTTCTTTGAGCGTAGTGATTTGACAGACAGTCTCAAGGGTGTCTATGATATCGAACGCTTGGCTAGTCGTGTTTCTTTTGGTAAAACCAATCCCAAGGATCTCTTGCAGTTGGCGACCACCTTATCCAGTGTGCCACGGATTCGTGCGATTTTAGAAGGGATGGAGCAACCTGCTCTAGCTTATCTCATCGCACAATTGGATGGAATCCCTGAGTTGGAGAGTTTGATTAGCGCAGCGATTGCTCCTGAAGCTCCTCATGTGATTACAGATGGAGGAATCATTCGGACTGGATTTGATGAGACTTTAGACAAGTACCGTCGCGTTCTCAGAGAAGGGACTAGCTGGATTGCTGAGATTGAGGCTAAGGAGCGAGAAAATTCTGGTATCAGCACGCTCAAGATTGACTACAATAAGAAGGATGGCTACTATTTCCATGTGACCAATTCTCAACTGGGAAATGTGCCTGCTCACTTTTTCCGCAAGGCGACGCTGAAAAACTCAGAACGTTTTGGAACCGAAGAATTAGCCCGTATCGAAGGAGATATGCTGGAGGCGCGTGAAAAGTCAGCAAACCTAGAGTATGAAATTTTTATGCGCATCCGTGAGGAAGTCAGTAAGTATATCCAGCGTTTGCAGGCTCTAGCTCAAGGAATTGCGACAGTTGATGTCTTACAGAGTCTGGCGGTTGTGGCTGAAACCCAGCATTTGATTCGGCCAGAGTTCGGAGAGGATTCGCGAATTGATATCCAGAAAGGGCGCCATGCTGTCGTTGAAAAGGTTATGGGGGCTCAGACCTATATTCCAAATACGATTCAGATGGCAGAAGATAATACCAGTATTCAACTGATTACAGGGCCCAACATGAGCGGAAAGTCAACCTATATGCGTCAGTTAGCCATGACGTCGGTTATGGCCCAGATGGGGTCTTATGTGCCAGCAGAAAGCGCCCATTTACCGATTTTTGATGCGATTTTTACCCGTATCGGAGCAGCAGATGACTTGGTTTCAGGTCAATCAACCTTCATGGTAGAGATGATGGAGGCTAACAATGCCATTTCGCATGCGACCAAGGACTCTCTCATTCTCTTTGATGAATTGGGACGGGGAACTGCAACTTATGACGGGATGGCTCTTGCTCAGTCTATCATCGAATACATTCACGAGCATATCGGAGCCAAGACCCTCTTTGCGACCCACTACCATGAGTTGACTAGTCTGGAGTCCAGCTTGAAACATTTAGTCAATGTTCACGTGGCAACCTTGGAGCAGGATGGGCAGGTCACCTTCCTTCATAAAATTGAACCAGGACCAGCTGATAAATCCTACGGTATCCATGTTGCCAAGATTGCTGGCTTGCCAGCAGACCTTTTAGCAAGGGCGGACAAGATTTTGACTCAGTTAGAGAATCAAGGGACAGAAAGTCCTGCTCCCGTGAGGCAAACAAGTACTGTCACAGAACAAATTTCTCTCTTTGATACGGCAGAAGAGCATCCTATCCTAGCAGAATTAGCTAAACTAGATATTTACAATATGACACCTATGCAGGCTATGAATGTCTTGGTCGAGTTAAAACAAAAATTATAAAGAATGAATTACTTGTCATTCTAGCTGTATCAAGGATACTTCTTTGACAAGTCCCCACTTTTTTGCTAGAATAGCATCACACAAACAGAATGAAAAGGAGCTGACACATTGTCGCTCCCTTTTGTCTATTTTTTAAGGAGAAAGTATGCTAATTCAGAAAATAAAAACCTACAAGTGGCAGGCCTTGGCTTCGCTTCTGATGACAGGCTTGATGGTTGCTAGTTCACTTTTGCAACCGCGTTATCTGCAGGAAGTCTTAGACGCCCTCCTTGCTGGGAAATATGAAGCCATTTATAGTATCGGGGCTTGGTTGATTAGTGTGGCTTTGGTCGGTCTGGTTGCTGGTGGGCTCAACGTTGTCCTCGCAGCCTATATTGCCCAAGGAGTTTCATCTGACCTTCGAGAGGATGCCTTCCGTAAAATCCAAACCTTTTCTTATGCCAATATTGAACAATTTAATGCGGGAAATCTAGTCGTTCGCATGACAAATGATATCAACCAGATTCAGAACGTCGTCATGATGACCTTTCAAATTCTGTTCAGGCTCCCCCTCTTGTTCATCGGTTCCTTTATCTTGGCTGTTCAAACCTTACCTTCTCTGTGGTGGGTGATTGTTCTAATGGTAATCTTGATTTTTGGCTTGACAGCTGTCATGATGGGAATGATGGGGCCTCGTTTTGCCAAGTTTCAAACACTTCTTGAGCGCATCAATGCCATTGCCAAGGAAAATCTACGCGGTGTTCGTGTGGTCAAGTCCTTTGTCCAAGAAAAAGAGCAGTTTGCTAAGTTTACGGAGGTTTCAGACGAGCTTCTCGGTCAAAACCTTTACATCGGATATGCCTTTTCAGTAGTGGAACCTGTCATGATGTTGGTCGGTTATGGGGCGGTTTTCCTCTCTATTTGGCTAGTTGCAGGGATGGTTCAATCGGATCCATCGGTTGTTGGCTCCATTGCTTCCTTTGTTAATTACCTAAGCCAGATTATCTTTACTATTATTATGGTTGGATTTTTGGGAAATTCTGTCAGTCGTGCTATGATTTCTATGCGTCGTATTCGAGAAATTCTTGACGCAGAGCCAGCCATGACCTTCAAGGATGTCCCAGATGAAGACTTGGTCGGAAGTCTTAGCTTTGAAAATGTGACCTTTACCTATCCAATGGATAAGGAACCGATGTTGAAAGATGTGAGCTTTACTGTCGAACCTGGACAAATGGTTGGTGTCGTTGGAGCGACTGGTGCAGGAAAATCAACCTTGGCTCAATTGATTCCACGTCTCTTTGACCCACAGGAGGGTGCTATCAAAATTGGAGGCAAGGATATTCGAGAAGTGAGTGAAGGAACCCTGCGTAAAACAGTTTCTATCGTTCTCCAACGTGCCATTCTCTTTAGTGGAACGATTGCAGATAACTTGAGACAGGGTAAGGGAGATGCTACTTTATTTGAAATGGAGCGCGCAGCCAATATTGCTCAAGCCAGTGAATTCATTCATCGTATGGAGAAAACCTTTGAAAGTCCAGTTGAAGAAAGGGGAACCAACTTTTCAGGTGGGCAAAAACAAAGGATGTCGATTGCCCGTGGAATTGTCAGCAATCCACGTATTCTGATTTTTGACGATTCGACCTCAGCCTTGGATGCCAAGTCAGAGCGCCTGGTTCAGGAAGCCTTGAATAAGGACTTGAAAGGAACGACAACCATTATCATCGCTCAAAAGATTAGCTCGGTTGTTCATGCAGATAAAATCTTGGTTCTGGATCAAGGACGATTGATTGGTCAAGGTACGCATGCAGACTTGGTTGCCAACAATTCCGTTTACCGTGAAATCTACGAAACACAGAAAGGAAAGGAGGAGTAAAATGAAGACAGTTCAATTTTTTTGGAATTATTTTAAAGTCTATAAGCTATCATTTGTAGTTGTTATCCTGATGATTGTTCTGGCGACTCTTGCCCAAGCTCTCTTTCCGGTATTTTCTGGACAAGCGGTAACAGAGTTAGCTAATTTAGTTCAAGCTTATCAAAATGGCAATCCAGAACTTGTTTGGCAAAGTCTATCAGGAATCATGGTCAATCTTGGTCTGCTGGTTTTGGTTCTATCTATCTCTAGTGTGATATACATGTGTCTCATGACACGCGTGATTGCAGAGTCGACCAACGAGATGCGCAAAGGTCTCTTTGGTAAGCTTGCTCGCTTGACGGTTTCTTTCTTTGACCGCCGTCAAGATGGCGATATCCTGTCTCGTTTTACCAGTGATTTGGATAATATCCTCCAAGCTTTTAACGAAAGCTTGATTCAGGTCATGAGCAACATCGTTCTATACATTGGTCTGATTCTTGTCATGTTTTCGAGAAATGTAACGCTGGCTCTCATCACCATTGCCAGCACACCAGTGGCCTTCCTCATGCTGATTTTCATCGTAAAAATGGCACGCAAGTACACCAACCTCCAGCAGAAAGAGGTAGGGAAGCTCAACGCCTATATGGATGAGAGTATCTCAGGTCAAAAAGCTGTCATTGTGCAAGGAATTCAAGAGGATATGATGGCAGGATTTCTTGAGCAAAATGAGCGCGTGCGCAAGGCAACCTTTAAAGGAAGAATGTTCTCAGGAATTCTTTTCCCTGTCATGAATGGCATGAGTCTGGTTAATACAGCCGTCGTCATCTTTGCTGGTTCAGCTATTCTATTAAACGATAAGACTATTGAAACAAGTACAGCCTTAGGTTTGATCGTTATGTTTGCCCAATTTTCACAGCAGTACTACCAGCCTATTATCCAAGTTGCAGCTAGTTGGGGAAGCCTTCAGTTGGCCTTTACTGGGGCTGAACGGATTCAGGAAATGTTTGATGCAGAGGAAGAAATTCGACCTGAAAAGGCTCCGACCTTTACTAAGTTGCAAGAAGGTGTTGAAATCAGTCATATTGATTTTTCATACTTGCCTGATAAACCCATTTTGAAAGATGTCAGCATTTCTGCTCCTAAAGGCCAGATGACAGCGGTTGTTGGTCCGACTGGGTCAGGGAAAACGACTATTATGAACCTCATCAATCGCTTTTATGATGTTAATGCTGGTGGGATTTATTTTGACGGTAAAGACATCCGTGACTATGATTTAGATAGTCTCAGAAGCAAGGTGGGAATTGTCTTGCAAGATTCGGTCTTGTTTAGCGGAACGATTCGAGACAATATCCGTTTTGGTGTGCCAGATGCTAGTCAAGAAATGGTTGAGGCAGCAGCCAAGGCAACCCATATTCACGACTACATCGAAAGCTTGCCTGATAAGTACGATACTCTTATAGATGATGACCAGAGCATCTTCTCGACAGGACAAAAGCAATTGATTTCTATCGCTCGAACCCTGATGACAGATCCAGAGGTTCTCATTCTCGATGAAGCCACTTCGAACGTAGATACTGTGACAGAAAGCAAGATTCAGCATGCCATGGAGGCGGTTGTAGCAGGCAGAACTAGTTTCGTCATTGCCCATCGTTTGAAGACTATCCTCAATGCAGACCAGATTATTGTCCTTAAAGATGGAGAAGTCATTGAACGCGGTAGCCACCATGAACTCTTGAAACTGGGTGGCTTCTATTCAGAACTCTATCACAATCAATTTGTTTTTGAATAAGAAAAAAGTTGTCCCCTTGGGCAGCTTTTTCTTGTCCATAAAAAATATTTATCACAGCCTTAAAAAAAGACATATTAGACGAAAGTCATTTTGAGTGATATGATAAGACTATCGTTAACATTCGAAAGGAGAGGCATCATGGCTAGAACGGTTGTAGGAGTTGCTGCAAATCTATGTCCCGTAGACGCAGAGGGCAAAAACATTCATTCATCTGTATCTTGTAGATTCGCAGAGAGCATTCGTCAAGTCGGTGGTCTCCCTTTAGTCATTCCTGTTGGTGATGAGTCAGTTGTTCGCGATTATGTAGAAATGATTGACAAACTTATCTTGACAGGCGGTCAAAATGTCCATCCTCAGTTTTATGGAGAGAAAAAGACCATCGAGAGTGATGATTACAACCTAGTGCGTGACGAATTTGAATTGGCGCTCTTGAAAGAAGCGCTTCGTCAGAATAAACCAATCATGGCAATCTGTCGCGGTGTCCAACTTGTCAATGTTGCCTTTGGGGGAACTCTCAATCAAGAAATCGAAGGCCACTGGCAAGG
The Streptococcus toyakuensis genome window above contains:
- the mutS gene encoding DNA mismatch repair protein MutS is translated as MATEKLSPGMQQYVDIKKQYPDAFLLFRMGDFYELFYEDAVNAAQILEISLTSRNKNADNPIPMAGVPYHSAQQYIDVLIEQGYKVAIAEQMEDPKQAVGVVKREVVQVITPGTVVDSSKPDSQNNFLVAIDRDGNQFGLAYMDLVTGDFYVTGLLDFTLVCGEIRNLKAREVVLGYDLSEEEEQILSRQMNLVLSYEKEGFEDLHLLDSRLASVEQAASSKLLQYVHRTQMRELNHLKPVIRYEIKDFLQMDYATKASLDLVENARSGKKQGSLFWLLDETKTAMGMRLLRSWIHRPLIDKERIVQRQEVVQVFLDHFFERSDLTDSLKGVYDIERLASRVSFGKTNPKDLLQLATTLSSVPRIRAILEGMEQPALAYLIAQLDGIPELESLISAAIAPEAPHVITDGGIIRTGFDETLDKYRRVLREGTSWIAEIEAKERENSGISTLKIDYNKKDGYYFHVTNSQLGNVPAHFFRKATLKNSERFGTEELARIEGDMLEAREKSANLEYEIFMRIREEVSKYIQRLQALAQGIATVDVLQSLAVVAETQHLIRPEFGEDSRIDIQKGRHAVVEKVMGAQTYIPNTIQMAEDNTSIQLITGPNMSGKSTYMRQLAMTSVMAQMGSYVPAESAHLPIFDAIFTRIGAADDLVSGQSTFMVEMMEANNAISHATKDSLILFDELGRGTATYDGMALAQSIIEYIHEHIGAKTLFATHYHELTSLESSLKHLVNVHVATLEQDGQVTFLHKIEPGPADKSYGIHVAKIAGLPADLLARADKILTQLENQGTESPAPVRQTSTVTEQISLFDTAEEHPILAELAKLDIYNMTPMQAMNVLVELKQKL
- the patA gene encoding multidrug efflux ABC transporter subunit PatA, which gives rise to MLIQKIKTYKWQALASLLMTGLMVASSLLQPRYLQEVLDALLAGKYEAIYSIGAWLISVALVGLVAGGLNVVLAAYIAQGVSSDLREDAFRKIQTFSYANIEQFNAGNLVVRMTNDINQIQNVVMMTFQILFRLPLLFIGSFILAVQTLPSLWWVIVLMVILIFGLTAVMMGMMGPRFAKFQTLLERINAIAKENLRGVRVVKSFVQEKEQFAKFTEVSDELLGQNLYIGYAFSVVEPVMMLVGYGAVFLSIWLVAGMVQSDPSVVGSIASFVNYLSQIIFTIIMVGFLGNSVSRAMISMRRIREILDAEPAMTFKDVPDEDLVGSLSFENVTFTYPMDKEPMLKDVSFTVEPGQMVGVVGATGAGKSTLAQLIPRLFDPQEGAIKIGGKDIREVSEGTLRKTVSIVLQRAILFSGTIADNLRQGKGDATLFEMERAANIAQASEFIHRMEKTFESPVEERGTNFSGGQKQRMSIARGIVSNPRILIFDDSTSALDAKSERLVQEALNKDLKGTTTIIIAQKISSVVHADKILVLDQGRLIGQGTHADLVANNSVYREIYETQKGKEE
- a CDS encoding gamma-glutamyl-gamma-aminobutyrate hydrolase family protein; this translates as MARTVVGVAANLCPVDAEGKNIHSSVSCRFAESIRQVGGLPLVIPVGDESVVRDYVEMIDKLILTGGQNVHPQFYGEKKTIESDDYNLVRDEFELALLKEALRQNKPIMAICRGVQLVNVAFGGTLNQEIEGHWQGLPFGTSHSIETVEGSVVAKLFGKESQVNSVHRQSIKDLAPNFRVTAIDPRDQTIEAIESIDEHRIIGLQWHPEFLVNEEDGNLELFEYLLNEL
- the patB gene encoding multidrug efflux ABC transporter subunit PatB, whose amino-acid sequence is MKTVQFFWNYFKVYKLSFVVVILMIVLATLAQALFPVFSGQAVTELANLVQAYQNGNPELVWQSLSGIMVNLGLLVLVLSISSVIYMCLMTRVIAESTNEMRKGLFGKLARLTVSFFDRRQDGDILSRFTSDLDNILQAFNESLIQVMSNIVLYIGLILVMFSRNVTLALITIASTPVAFLMLIFIVKMARKYTNLQQKEVGKLNAYMDESISGQKAVIVQGIQEDMMAGFLEQNERVRKATFKGRMFSGILFPVMNGMSLVNTAVVIFAGSAILLNDKTIETSTALGLIVMFAQFSQQYYQPIIQVAASWGSLQLAFTGAERIQEMFDAEEEIRPEKAPTFTKLQEGVEISHIDFSYLPDKPILKDVSISAPKGQMTAVVGPTGSGKTTIMNLINRFYDVNAGGIYFDGKDIRDYDLDSLRSKVGIVLQDSVLFSGTIRDNIRFGVPDASQEMVEAAAKATHIHDYIESLPDKYDTLIDDDQSIFSTGQKQLISIARTLMTDPEVLILDEATSNVDTVTESKIQHAMEAVVAGRTSFVIAHRLKTILNADQIIVLKDGEVIERGSHHELLKLGGFYSELYHNQFVFE